The DNA segment CCCGCAGATATGAAATCCGTTTTTTTCATGACGACCTTGTCAAAGGATGTGCCGTTGAACGCAAAAACCACAACCTCTTCACCTTTTTCAAACCTGCGCATCATCTCATCGTATTTCTTTCTTACAGGACGAAGGTTACTGCCCAGGAATAATTCCATAAGTTTTTCATAAAATTTCTTTGACTGCATGAGATATTTCATCTCATAATTTATCGTTTCCCTGGCAGAACTCCTGCATTCGTCCTCAGGAACGGAATAGTTGTATTCACCGTGTTCATTCAGACCTGAAATCTGTCGCCAGTCGTACCTTCCTGATTCATCTTTTTCCCTGTGGAGCATATACGGGTAAATTCTGCAGATAAGAAACCTTTCATTGTATATTCTGCACCTGTTGTCGTTATCAAGAAACACGCAGTCCCCGTTCTCTTTCACTTTAAGTGCATATCCTGATACGTAGAAACAGCCGTTTTGGTCACATATCTCAAAGTAGGGTGCCGGGACTACCATACCGGGAAACTTTGACTTCCCTCTTTCAATGTCTTCTGCAAGCAGGAATACATGGTCGTTGAATTCTCTCGTGCAGCATTTCCCGCAAAGGGTGCATTTGAAACCGACTTCGCTGATTATACCGCACAGTTTTTCTTCCGGGTAATCCCGGAGTTCTTTAAGCTCGTTTTCAATATAAGATACTGCTTTTTTAACAGAGTCTATCGAATTTACTGATATATGCCTCACCTGGAAAAGCTGAATATAAAAAGTGTTTTTCCTGTAAATTAATTGCCTTTAGGATTTAATTTATTTTATTAATCATTATTCTCTGCACAAGATATAACCCTTATAAAATACAACCCTTGAAAAGATTTATGCAGGTTGAATATTCGGACAAAAACTCTGTAACAATTGTAAGAATTTCAGGAAGGTTTGACGGAGGAAGTTCGCCTCAGGCTGAAGCTGACTTAAATAATATTATCAGTGAAGGTAAAAACCGTATTCTCGTTGATTTATCCGGGGTGGATTATATCAGCAGTTCCGGTCTTCGTGTTTTGTTATCTGCAATGAAAAAGATCAAACCGCTTGGAGGAAAAATAAAGTGTTTTGCTCTCACGTCTTTTGTGTCTGAAATTTTTGAGATGACCGGATTTTCGCAGATATTTGAGGTATATGAAGATGAGGAGAAGGCCCTGTCATCATTTTCATAAAAAAGTTGTTTTCTTGTCCCGGGTAAAATAAAATATCGTTTCTGAAGTTGAAAAATCAGTCCGGACACTGGTGGTGTTACTATAAACAGTACTGAAATGCTATTCTCTCTCCTGGGGATAATCTGCGTAATAATTGTTTTTGCTATTTTTATAACCCGTTCAAAATACTTCATTTCCGTTCTCGATGGAAAATTTATTTTAAAATACCAGATTATTTTAGCAGTTCTTTTCAGTTTCCTTTCAGTATACGGAAGCATCGGTCGCATAGAGTTTATGGGAGCAATAGTGAATGTACGTGACCTCGGGCCAATGGCCGGAGGACTCTTCTGCGGTCCTTTCGTAGGAATAATCTCCGGAGTTACGGGTGGTCTTTACAGGTTCTCCCTTGGTGGTGTGTCATATGTCCCGTGTTCTCTCGCAACGGTTTTAAGCGGCATTCTGGGTGGTGCAGTATATATCTACTGCAGAAAAAACTGCAGTGAAAAATATGTAGGAATATTTCCGGCTGTCGTATTTGCGGTACTTGTTGAAATTTTTCATATGGTGCTGGTATATTTTCTTGTAATTCCCGGTGAAACAGCCGTTGAAATAATAAAAGCGATTGCAATGCCGGTAATAGTTGCAAATGCGGTGGGTATGTTTGTTTTTTCATACCTGATTTCAAACGTTGTCAGTGAGAGGAAGGCCTGTCGCGAGAGGGATATCTACCAGTCTGAACTTCACAGAAAAAAAGCTGAGCTTGAAATTGCCGCACAGATCCAGAAAGAAATTCTGCCTAAACAAATACCCACTGTAAATGGGTTTTCGGTCTGCGCAAAAAGCATTCCTGCTCTTGAGGTTGGAGGTGATTTTTATGACATAATCACTCTTTCAGGCGGCAGGACCGGTTTTGTTGTTGCCGATGTTTCCGGGAAAAGTGTTCCCGCAGCTCTTTTCATGGTATTGTCAAAGATGATAATGCATACAAATGCCGAAATACATACGGGAGCTGCAGGTAGCGTTTTTGAGGCAAACCGGATAATCTGTGATGAATCAGAATCCGGGATGTTTGTAACTCTGTTTTATGCAATACTTGATGAGGACAAAAAAATTGAATATGCAAGTGCAGGTCATGACCCGGCTTTTATCCTTGGTTTGGGTTCAGACGTTTTTGAAACACTTCCTCCTACGGGACCGGCTATGGGACTGAAGAAAGATGCAAAATATGAGTCGGGGTGCCGGACTATCAGTAAAGGGGACATCCTGGTAATGTATACGGACGGTATAACGGATGCAGTCAACTCTTCCAAAGAATTTTACGGTACTGAAAGGTTTAAAAGAGCGGTTATCTTAAACAGAAACAAAAGTCCCGGAGAAATTGTGGGCGCAGTGACTGAAGATTTAAAAAAATTCTGTGGTGACGAGCCCCGTTCGGATGATATCACTATTATGATTTTGAAAAGGGAGTGATTTTGTTTACGGAAACAAATAAGTTTGAGTATAGTGGAAATCTCCGGAATCCTGCAGAACTTATAAAACTTCTGGACGAAACGGGGGCTTTTTTTGTGAGCCTGGATATTTCAGAAAGGATAGTTTATGGAGTAAGGCTTGTCCTGGAAGAGGTTTTGTCAAACATAATCGTTCACGGGTATCATGGTAATGGCGGTTATGTTTACGTTTCTGCATCTGTAGAAGAAGGCCGCATAAGACTTCAGGTTAAAGACCGTGCACAAAGGTTTAACCCCAAAGTTTTTATTCCGCACTCCTTAAGTTCAAATCTTTCCTGTGAATGGAAAGTAGGAGGTGTCGGGATACGAATAATAAAAGAAATTTCTGACAAACTGGAATACATATATGAAAACGGTGAGAACTGTCTTCTTATTACAAAAAGATTGCCGGAAAAGTAAAACAGTTTTTTTGAATTTTTTAGAGTTTTTATTTAGTACTTTAAAAATATAGGAGGTTTTTAAAAAATGAAAGCAGGAAAGTATTATCCCTGCACCGTATGAACTGTCTGCGGAATATCGGCTTCATTGTCATATTCCTGTATATACCCGTCAGGGAATGTTATGGTCGTTACCTCCGGCGAGAGATCGAATGAGGTAATCTTTGATATCCAGTGGTCTTTAAGCACTTCTTCCGCTTTCGAAAAGTTCAGGGAGGGCACGGTGTATGTAACGCTTCCGTTGTTGTCTTTCGTATCTGCAAAACTGTAGATCTTGAATTCAGCTCCTTTGTCACTGACATCCACTACGTCTACCTGCTGTGACGTTCTGCTGCTTATTTCCTTTTTAACCTCTTCTGCCGGGTTTGCTATATGCGTATAATACCCTATGTATTCTATGAAGTTCATACTGTAGTCAAATACAGCTGTGCAGTCCCCGTTTTCTCCTACATCTATGGAAAGAGTGCTTATTGTGAATGCAGATGCAGGATATGCGCACAGAGCCAGAAATAATGTGCATATAATAAACTTTGGAAGTCTCATGTTTTTTCGTCCCTCTTATTGTTTAATGGAGATGTGTATAGGATGCATGAAATATATATATTGCTCTGGCAGGTATTTATGGGACAAGTGTTAATGCAACGGGAATTTTAAAATTTCCCCCGTTTGTAAAGACATCTATTTTCCCGGCGATAAAAAGGCTGTTGTCTGCATTTTTGGTGTCGATTTCAATCTTTACTGTTGCAGCAGAACCCGTGCGGAACACTTTCGGTGATACCGTAAGCCATCTCCTGTTTGATTCAGTACTTCCTGAAAGTATTCCGTCTCCTTTGTTTTTGATGACAAGATTTTTTGTTAACATATCTCCTCTTTTGATTTTTTTCATTATTATTTTTTCAAGGGAAACTTCAGCACACGGGTTTTTTCCGGCGGCAACAGTGACCGGTATTTTTGTGTTCCCGCCGTTTGTTGAGACTATTATATTTCCTGCGTACTTTATTCCCGGTGATCCAAGAAATACCATTGAACTGTCTGTTATAATCTCTTTGACCGTTTTTTTTGCGGTTGATATAACGGAGTCTTTTACAGTTATCCATTTTCTGTCTGAAGAGACGCTTCCTGAAAGTATTCCGTCCCCTGTATTTTCCAGGACTATACTGAATTTTATCAGACCGCTTTTAAGGGGCCTCAATTCAACTTTTTCGGGACTTGCCCTTAGGACTGGTGTAAATATCTTTGCAGGTTTGAATCTGTTACCGAAAGGAACCGACCTGTATGCAAAAGTTTTTTTATTTTTGTCGGGGGGGGGAAACAGGTCTTTTTTCAGCCTGCCGTCTTTAATCATTTTGCACCACGGGCATTCCTGAAGGTGGCCGGAATACCAGTGGTTGGGGTTATTTTTGCATTGTTTTACCCCGGACAATTCGGTTTTAAGCTTTTCGGCCCATTCGGATGCCTTGGGGCGTCTATGTAAATTTCCGTGACCTTCTATGAAACAGCACCTGAAAAGGTCTCTTATTCCCTGCGGTATTATTTCATACGGCAGGGAATTTTTTGGCGGGAGCAGATCAGCGTTTTCTCTTCCGTAAGGGTAGTTTCCGGCAAGAATTTTCTGTTCAATTGTCGGGAGGCCGGATACTTTTTTTCCCCTGGCCTGGTAAGGGTGAAAACCGTTCATTAAGAGTCTGAATACTATAACTCCCAGCCCGAACAGGTCGGAGTAATACCTGTCTATA comes from the Methanomicrobium sp. W14 genome and includes:
- a CDS encoding SpoIIE family protein phosphatase; amino-acid sequence: MLFSLLGIICVIIVFAIFITRSKYFISVLDGKFILKYQIILAVLFSFLSVYGSIGRIEFMGAIVNVRDLGPMAGGLFCGPFVGIISGVTGGLYRFSLGGVSYVPCSLATVLSGILGGAVYIYCRKNCSEKYVGIFPAVVFAVLVEIFHMVLVYFLVIPGETAVEIIKAIAMPVIVANAVGMFVFSYLISNVVSERKACRERDIYQSELHRKKAELEIAAQIQKEILPKQIPTVNGFSVCAKSIPALEVGGDFYDIITLSGGRTGFVVADVSGKSVPAALFMVLSKMIMHTNAEIHTGAAGSVFEANRIICDESESGMFVTLFYAILDEDKKIEYASAGHDPAFILGLGSDVFETLPPTGPAMGLKKDAKYESGCRTISKGDILVMYTDGITDAVNSSKEFYGTERFKRAVILNRNKSPGEIVGAVTEDLKKFCGDEPRSDDITIMILKRE
- a CDS encoding ATP-binding protein gives rise to the protein MFTETNKFEYSGNLRNPAELIKLLDETGAFFVSLDISERIVYGVRLVLEEVLSNIIVHGYHGNGGYVYVSASVEEGRIRLQVKDRAQRFNPKVFIPHSLSSNLSCEWKVGGVGIRIIKEISDKLEYIYENGENCLLITKRLPEK
- a CDS encoding STAS domain-containing protein, which codes for MQVEYSDKNSVTIVRISGRFDGGSSPQAEADLNNIISEGKNRILVDLSGVDYISSSGLRVLLSAMKKIKPLGGKIKCFALTSFVSEIFEMTGFSQIFEVYEDEEKALSSFS
- a CDS encoding YkgJ family cysteine cluster protein, producing the protein MRHISVNSIDSVKKAVSYIENELKELRDYPEEKLCGIISEVGFKCTLCGKCCTREFNDHVFLLAEDIERGKSKFPGMVVPAPYFEICDQNGCFYVSGYALKVKENGDCVFLDNDNRCRIYNERFLICRIYPYMLHREKDESGRYDWRQISGLNEHGEYNYSVPEDECRSSARETINYEMKYLMQSKKFYEKLMELFLGSNLRPVRKKYDEMMRRFEKGEEVVVFAFNGTSFDKVVMKKTDFISAGYEK